In Panacibacter ginsenosidivorans, the following proteins share a genomic window:
- a CDS encoding site-specific integrase, whose translation MFLFCCYAGFAYVDAANLTIHHLKTGVPSNQKVNSYLKELADICDIQTQITFHIARHTFASTVMLDNGVPIDSVSKMLGHRSIKTTQIYAKVIDRKISDDTESCSQNLGTTEQEKFP comes from the coding sequence ATGTTTCTTTTCTGTTGCTATGCAGGATTTGCGTATGTAGATGCTGCAAATCTTACTATCCATCATCTTAAGACGGGCGTACCGAGTAATCAAAAAGTAAACAGTTATCTGAAGGAACTTGCAGATATCTGTGACATTCAGACTCAAATTACTTTTCATATTGCACGACACACTTTTGCATCAACAGTAATGTTGGATAATGGAGTTCCCATTGATTCAGTAAGTAAAATGCTGGGACATAGAAGTATTAAGACAACGCAGATTTATGCTAAAGTAATTGACAGAAAGATTAGTGATGATACTGAAAGCTGTTCACAAAATTTAGGGACAACTGAGCAAGAGAAGTTCCCTTAG
- a CDS encoding phage integrase SAM-like domain-containing protein encodes MSIHFGEKCFWEDRSKRTLLGVFKLSILDLDKLAVKRIYKKFTLVKYRSTEKHLIEYMNLRNNGCDVLLTDLRIDFVSKFEFYLQAIKGLSINSSGKMIKNLKKVVRDCVDKDWLD; translated from the coding sequence ATGTCAATACACTTCGGGGAAAAATGTTTTTGGGAAGATCGCAGTAAACGCACATTACTGGGTGTATTCAAACTCAGCATTCTTGACCTTGACAAACTTGCTGTAAAGAGAATATACAAGAAATTTACATTGGTTAAATACAGAAGTACCGAAAAACATCTTATCGAATATATGAACTTGCGAAATAATGGCTGCGATGTTTTATTAACTGATTTAAGAATAGATTTCGTTAGCAAGTTCGAATTCTATTTGCAGGCGATAAAAGGACTCTCGATTAATTCTTCCGGCAAAATGATCAAGAATTTGAAGAAGGTAGTCAGGGATTGCGTCGATAAAGATTGGTTGGACTAA
- a CDS encoding kelch repeat-containing protein — MKMKILLTVFLFITGVANSNAQGTWTQKADFGGTGRRLAVGFSIGSKGYIGTGADISGGQPRNDFWEYDPATNTWAQKADFGGTARDGAVGFSIGSKGYIGTGYDGSHPYRNDFWEYDPAANTWTPKADFGGSGRISAVGFSIGNKGYIGTGYNGSYDKNDFWEYDPVKNVWTRKADFGGDERLFAAGFSIGSKGYIGTGLIGSSLRKDFWEYDPAVDKWTQKADVGGGTRAYAVGFSIGNKGYLGTGSANNPNFWTVYDPITDSWTRKADFEGSERTGAVGFSIGSKGYIGTGSYTKDFWEYTPDENFCLPPSNLKVTNITDTSVMLHGTIPDSSVRRFMIAYRATNTIDWIRILKPATSNHFTLKGLSPNTTYEWGVRSLCGKDTSTSEWVKGPNFTTASSFVSNEMNITLSISPNPVTSNLLTVHFISKNTTNIQIIISDVQGQTFIKQRLPVSNDILNRTIDVSALPKGIYILKVINSKNELEQIKFVKAN; from the coding sequence ATGAAAATGAAAATACTACTTACAGTTTTCCTGTTTATAACAGGTGTCGCAAACAGCAATGCACAAGGCACATGGACACAAAAAGCGGATTTTGGTGGTACTGGCCGCAGACTTGCTGTTGGTTTCAGCATTGGGAGCAAAGGGTATATTGGAACCGGTGCAGATATTAGTGGTGGTCAGCCTAGAAATGATTTCTGGGAATACGATCCCGCTACTAACACCTGGGCGCAGAAAGCTGATTTTGGCGGTACCGCTCGAGATGGTGCTGTTGGTTTTAGTATCGGTAGCAAAGGATATATTGGAACCGGTTATGATGGTTCCCATCCTTACAGAAATGATTTCTGGGAATACGACCCTGCTGCTAATACCTGGACGCCTAAAGCAGATTTCGGAGGAAGTGGCCGGATCTCAGCTGTTGGTTTCAGCATCGGCAACAAAGGATATATTGGAACGGGGTATAATGGTTCCTATGATAAAAATGATTTCTGGGAATATGATCCTGTTAAGAATGTATGGACACGGAAAGCCGACTTTGGAGGAGATGAGCGATTGTTTGCAGCCGGTTTTAGTATTGGAAGCAAAGGATATATTGGAACCGGCTTGATTGGCAGCTCCCTTAGAAAAGATTTCTGGGAATATGATCCTGCTGTTGATAAGTGGACGCAAAAAGCAGATGTCGGGGGAGGTACCCGCGCCTACGCTGTTGGTTTCAGTATTGGAAATAAGGGATATCTTGGAACAGGTAGTGCCAATAACCCAAATTTCTGGACAGTATACGATCCAATCACCGATTCCTGGACTCGGAAAGCGGATTTCGAGGGATCAGAGAGGACTGGTGCAGTCGGATTTTCCATCGGCAGTAAAGGATATATTGGCACAGGCAGTTATACTAAAGATTTCTGGGAATATACACCCGATGAAAATTTTTGCCTCCCACCTTCTAATTTAAAAGTTACAAACATAACAGATACTTCAGTAATGTTGCATGGAACAATACCAGACTCATCTGTTAGGCGATTCATGATTGCTTATCGTGCAACAAATACAATTGACTGGATAAGGATATTAAAGCCTGCCACCAGCAACCATTTTACTTTAAAAGGATTGTCTCCAAATACTACTTATGAATGGGGTGTAAGAAGCCTCTGCGGAAAAGACACATCAACATCTGAATGGGTTAAGGGTCCAAACTTTACGACTGCGAGTTCATTCGTATCCAATGAAATGAATATCACTTTAAGTATTTCACCTAACCCTGTTACAAGTAATCTGCTGACTGTTCATTTTATCAGTAAAAACACAACAAACATTCAGATTATCATCAGTGATGTACAAGGACAAACCTTTATTAAACAAAGACTGCCGGTCAGCAATGACATTTTAAACAGAACTATTGATGTATCTGCACTGCCAAAGGGAATTTACATTTTGAAAGTAATCAACAGTAAGAACGAACTGGAACAAATAAAATTTGTAAAAGCAAATTGA
- a CDS encoding DUF4907 domain-containing protein produces the protein MPGNCGFTTKKDTSKVAELVIGKMKKGIMPPTITRKELQKLKVIS, from the coding sequence ATGCCCGGCAATTGCGGATTTACAACAAAAAAGGATACATCTAAGGTGGCAGAACTGGTTATTGGAAAAATGAAAAAGGGTATTATGCCACCCACAATAACAAGAAAGGAATTACAAAAATTGAAAGTGATTTCATAA
- a CDS encoding FG-GAP-like repeat-containing protein: MKKKILLMAMMLLTIFSVTSMAQGIWKQKADFGNTTRQWAVGFSIGNKGYLGTGLDNNLNDTKDLWEYDPAINAWTQKADFGGAARSFAVGFSVGNEGYLGTGLDYESVKPYKDFWEYDPMSNTWTQKADFGGTARSQAVGLSIGNKGYIGTGNDGSYPYIKQDFWEYDPGSNTWNQRADFVGGARNSAIGFSIGSKGYLGTGYDYASNNYYKDLWEYDPVSNIWTQKADFGGPARSYAVGLRIGNKGYIGTGVNFPNYYKDFWEYDPAANTWMQKADFQGGARDNAVGFSISKAGYLGTGNLNGTYYKDFWEYTPDNNIMAIPTITSFSPTSGPVGTTVTITGTNFTLNPDDNTVYFGATKATVTAATSTSLNVSVPVGAIYEPITVTTNGLTAYSAKPFIVTFEGGGGPFTTNSFAPKVEFASLGYSRGIATGDLDGDGKADMVTSSELGGISIFRNTGDIGNFSFAERIDIYIPDENNYYDLAIRDLDGDGKLDIAVLNAYSVDLFRNTSTQGSISFEPKIRLAGGGFGKISIGDLDSDGKPDIVAVNNSNYPDWNHIIVFKNKSTIGEFLFDQGMDIPTIDYPFGIATGDLDGDGKPELTVSNNGFYQTSGTSISVFRNISSDGQISFETPVQYTTETHPEDVAVGDLDGDDKLDVAVCNYSSHSVSIFKNISQPGTILLSDKVDYYSTESTNVSVGDLNGDGKPDLATVGGFDVTVYRNTCTPGLISFDEGIAYPTGYGAFGGVAISDLDSDGKADLAIAHYYGTPLAILRNLLPITVCLPPTDLKVTNVADTCVRLSWTPPSSSVLCFQVAYSSVRSGTWIKKWRPSSTDHIVLKDLQPNTTYKWAVRSICDKDSSTSEWIKGPNFTTSSSFASATLSISPNPVTGNMLTVRFTNINATNIQLTISDLQGRGFINQKLLLNVGILQKTIDVSTLPKGIYVLKIADNKNEQQQIKFVKAN, translated from the coding sequence ATGAAAAAGAAAATATTACTAATGGCAATGATGCTATTGACCATCTTTTCTGTCACCAGTATGGCACAGGGCATATGGAAGCAAAAAGCAGATTTCGGGAACACTACACGTCAATGGGCAGTTGGTTTCAGCATCGGCAACAAAGGATACTTAGGAACGGGACTTGATAATAACCTTAATGATACCAAAGATTTATGGGAATACGATCCTGCTATCAACGCATGGACTCAAAAGGCTGATTTTGGAGGAGCCGCCCGAAGTTTTGCTGTAGGTTTCAGCGTTGGCAACGAAGGGTATTTGGGCACCGGATTAGACTATGAAAGCGTAAAACCGTATAAAGATTTCTGGGAATACGATCCTATGTCTAACACCTGGACACAGAAAGCAGATTTCGGAGGAACTGCCCGAAGTCAGGCTGTAGGTTTAAGCATTGGCAACAAAGGATATATTGGAACAGGAAATGATGGCAGTTACCCTTACATCAAACAAGATTTCTGGGAATATGACCCTGGCTCCAACACCTGGAATCAGAGAGCGGATTTTGTGGGAGGTGCCCGCAATTCTGCAATTGGTTTCAGCATCGGCAGTAAGGGGTATTTGGGCACTGGCTATGATTACGCAAGCAATAATTATTATAAAGATTTATGGGAATACGATCCCGTGTCTAACATTTGGACACAGAAAGCCGATTTCGGTGGACCTGCCCGAAGTTATGCTGTAGGTTTACGCATTGGTAACAAAGGATATATTGGAACAGGAGTCAATTTCCCCAATTATTATAAAGATTTCTGGGAATACGATCCTGCAGCCAATACATGGATGCAGAAAGCAGATTTTCAAGGTGGTGCCCGGGACAATGCTGTTGGTTTCAGTATCAGCAAGGCGGGATATTTAGGGACAGGAAATTTAAATGGAACTTACTACAAAGATTTCTGGGAATACACACCAGACAATAATATAATGGCTATACCAACCATTACTTCTTTTTCTCCAACCTCCGGTCCTGTTGGCACTACTGTAACAATAACTGGTACAAACTTCACTTTAAATCCTGATGATAATACAGTGTACTTCGGGGCTACCAAAGCAACAGTTACTGCAGCAACAAGTACATCTTTAAACGTTTCTGTACCTGTGGGCGCTATATACGAACCCATAACTGTTACAACTAATGGCTTAACTGCATATTCTGCTAAACCATTTATTGTGACATTTGAAGGTGGAGGCGGGCCATTCACTACAAACTCCTTTGCACCAAAAGTGGAATTCGCATCGTTGGGTTATTCCCGAGGTATTGCAACAGGTGATTTAGATGGTGACGGCAAAGCAGACATGGTTACCTCTAGCGAGTTAGGAGGCATTTCGATATTCAGAAATACCGGGGACATCGGAAATTTTTCTTTTGCAGAAAGAATAGACATTTACATACCCGATGAAAACAACTATTATGATCTTGCAATCCGCGATTTGGATGGAGATGGAAAATTGGATATTGCGGTGCTAAATGCTTATTCAGTTGATCTATTCAGGAATACCAGCACGCAAGGATCAATTTCATTTGAACCAAAAATAAGATTAGCTGGAGGAGGTTTTGGAAAAATTTCAATTGGTGATCTGGACAGTGATGGAAAGCCGGACATTGTTGCCGTAAATAACTCGAACTATCCAGATTGGAACCACATAATTGTATTTAAAAATAAAAGTACTATCGGCGAATTTTTATTTGATCAGGGTATGGACATCCCAACCATAGATTATCCCTTTGGAATTGCTACCGGTGATTTGGATGGGGATGGAAAACCGGAATTAACGGTTTCTAATAATGGCTTCTATCAAACTTCAGGAACTTCTATATCTGTGTTCAGAAACATTTCATCTGATGGACAAATATCTTTTGAAACACCTGTACAGTACACTACCGAAACACATCCTGAAGATGTTGCTGTAGGTGATTTGGATGGAGATGACAAACTGGATGTTGCTGTATGTAACTACAGTTCACACAGCGTTTCCATATTTAAAAATATTTCACAACCCGGAACAATTTTGCTTTCTGATAAAGTGGATTATTATTCCACAGAGAGCACAAACGTTTCTGTTGGAGATTTAAATGGAGATGGGAAGCCTGACTTGGCAACAGTAGGCGGTTTCGATGTAACAGTGTACCGAAACACATGCACGCCCGGCTTAATATCTTTTGATGAAGGAATAGCATATCCCACAGGTTATGGCGCTTTTGGTGGTGTAGCCATCAGCGACCTTGATAGCGATGGTAAGGCTGATCTTGCAATAGCGCATTATTATGGTACGCCGCTTGCAATTTTAAGAAATCTGCTTCCCATCACCGTTTGTCTCCCACCAACAGATCTGAAAGTAACAAATGTTGCAGATACCTGCGTAAGACTATCATGGACACCACCATCATCTTCTGTTCTTTGTTTCCAGGTTGCTTATAGCTCTGTAAGATCCGGAACATGGATAAAGAAATGGAGACCTTCATCAACCGATCATATTGTTTTAAAAGATCTCCAACCTAACACTACTTACAAATGGGCAGTAAGAAGTATATGCGACAAAGACTCGTCAACATCTGAATGGATAAAGGGTCCCAATTTTACAACTTCATCCTCTTTTGCATCAGCCACTTTAAGTATTTCTCCAAACCCTGTAACAGGCAATATGCTTACAGTGCGTTTCACAAACATAAATGCAACAAACATTCAGCTAACCATCAGCGATCTGCAAGGTCGTGGCTTTATTAATCAAAAGCTGTTGCTTAATGTTGGCATTTTACAAAAGACAATTGATGTATCTACCCTGCCTAAAGGCATTTATGTTTTAAAAATCGCCGACAACAAAAACGAACAGCAGCAAATAAAGTTTGTGAAAGCAAATTGA
- a CDS encoding DUF4907 domain-containing protein, translating to MKKNLLLITILLLVTAIKISGQNVQGSSQVNTQSKLTYKIINSPYNTYGYDVYADGKLLIHQTSIPAMQGNKGFAAKTNAARVAELVIEKLHKGIMPPTITKEELQKLKVIP from the coding sequence ATGAAAAAGAATTTATTACTCATTACCATATTACTGTTAGTAACTGCAATAAAAATATCCGGGCAAAATGTTCAGGGTTCTTCGCAAGTCAATACTCAATCAAAACTCACCTATAAAATTATTAATTCACCGTATAATACGTATGGCTATGATGTGTATGCTGATGGCAAATTACTGATTCACCAGACAAGTATTCCTGCAATGCAAGGAAATAAAGGTTTTGCAGCAAAAACCAATGCAGCAAGAGTTGCTGAATTGGTAATTGAGAAATTGCATAAGGGTATTATGCCGCCAACAATAACAAAAGAGGAATTACAAAAATTAAAAGTAATTCCGTAA